In Burkholderia sp. WP9, a genomic segment contains:
- the kdpB gene encoding potassium-transporting ATPase subunit KdpB, translating into MTEHNATRSMFDPALVRPAIVDSFKKLTPRTQFRNPVMFCVYVGSILTTILWIAALGGQAEAPAGFILAVTLWLWFTVLFANFAEALAEGRSKAQAASLRSAKKDVMAKKLNEPHPKSPIRIVTASDLRKGDVVLVETGDVIPADGEVVEGVASVDESAITGESAPVIRESGGDFSSVTGGTRVLSDWIVVRVTANPGEAFLDRMIAMVEGAKRQKTPNEIALTILLVALTIVMLLATATLLPFSMFSVEAAKAGHVVTITALVALLVCLIPTTIGGLLSAIGVAGMSRMMQANVIATSGRAVEAAGDVDVLLLDKTGTITLGNRQASQFVPAPGLTEEALADAAQLSSLADETPEGRSIVVLAKQRFNIRQRDMASLHAVFLAFTAQTRMSGVDLPGREIRKGAADAVKNYVEANGGRFPNEVSNAVAEVARRGSTPLVVAEKGEQGARVLGVIELKDVVKGGIKERFAELRKMGIKTIMVTGDNRLTAAAIAAEAGVDDFLAEATPEAKLSTIRAHQAEGRLVAMTGDGTNDAPALAQADVAVAMNTGTQAAKEAGNMVDLDSNPTKLIEIVEIGKQMLMTRGSLTTFSIANDVAKYFAIIPAAFATTYPALNALNVMHLATPASAIMSAVIFNALIIVLLIPLALKGVRYRALGAAILLRRNLLIYGLGGIIVPFIGIKLIDMVLAAFGWV; encoded by the coding sequence ATGACTGAACATAATGCAACCAGGTCCATGTTCGACCCGGCGCTGGTGCGCCCGGCGATCGTGGACTCCTTCAAGAAGCTCACGCCGCGCACGCAGTTCCGCAATCCGGTGATGTTCTGCGTGTACGTGGGCAGCATTCTCACCACCATTCTCTGGATCGCCGCGCTCGGCGGCCAGGCCGAGGCGCCCGCGGGCTTCATTCTCGCGGTCACCTTGTGGCTGTGGTTCACGGTGCTGTTCGCCAACTTCGCGGAAGCGCTCGCCGAAGGCCGCTCGAAGGCCCAGGCGGCGTCGCTGCGCAGCGCGAAGAAAGACGTGATGGCCAAGAAGTTGAACGAGCCGCATCCGAAGTCGCCGATCCGCATTGTGACGGCTTCCGACCTGCGCAAGGGCGACGTCGTGCTGGTCGAAACCGGTGACGTGATTCCGGCCGACGGCGAAGTGGTCGAAGGTGTCGCGTCGGTCGACGAATCGGCAATCACGGGCGAATCCGCGCCGGTGATCCGCGAGTCGGGCGGCGACTTTTCGTCGGTGACGGGCGGCACGCGCGTGCTGTCGGACTGGATCGTGGTGCGCGTCACGGCGAACCCGGGCGAGGCGTTCCTCGACCGCATGATCGCGATGGTGGAAGGCGCGAAGCGTCAGAAGACGCCGAACGAAATCGCGCTGACCATTTTGCTGGTCGCGTTGACGATCGTCATGCTGTTGGCCACCGCCACGCTGCTGCCGTTCTCGATGTTCTCGGTCGAAGCCGCAAAGGCCGGCCACGTGGTGACGATCACCGCGCTGGTCGCGCTGCTGGTGTGTCTGATTCCGACCACCATCGGCGGGTTGTTGTCCGCGATCGGCGTGGCCGGCATGAGCCGCATGATGCAGGCCAACGTGATCGCCACCTCGGGCCGCGCGGTGGAAGCCGCCGGCGACGTCGACGTGCTGCTGCTCGACAAGACCGGCACCATCACGCTCGGCAATCGCCAGGCGTCGCAATTCGTGCCCGCGCCGGGCTTGACGGAAGAAGCGCTCGCGGACGCGGCGCAACTCTCGTCGCTCGCCGATGAAACGCCGGAAGGCCGCAGTATCGTCGTGCTGGCGAAACAGCGCTTCAATATCCGTCAACGCGATATGGCGTCGCTGCATGCTGTGTTCCTCGCGTTCACCGCGCAAACGCGCATGAGCGGCGTCGATCTGCCGGGCCGTGAAATCCGCAAGGGCGCGGCCGACGCAGTGAAGAACTATGTCGAAGCCAACGGCGGACGTTTCCCGAATGAAGTCAGCAACGCGGTCGCCGAAGTCGCGCGCCGCGGCAGCACGCCGCTCGTGGTCGCGGAGAAGGGCGAGCAGGGCGCGCGCGTGCTCGGCGTGATCGAGTTGAAGGACGTGGTGAAGGGCGGCATCAAGGAACGTTTCGCCGAACTGCGCAAGATGGGTATCAAGACCATCATGGTGACGGGCGACAACCGCTTGACCGCCGCCGCGATCGCCGCTGAAGCTGGCGTCGACGATTTCCTCGCCGAAGCCACGCCGGAAGCGAAGCTCTCCACGATCCGCGCGCACCAGGCCGAAGGCCGCCTCGTCGCGATGACAGGCGACGGCACCAACGACGCCCCGGCGCTCGCGCAGGCCGATGTCGCGGTGGCGATGAACACCGGCACGCAGGCCGCGAAGGAAGCGGGCAACATGGTCGACCTCGATTCGAATCCGACCAAGCTGATCGAGATCGTCGAGATCGGCAAGCAGATGCTGATGACCCGCGGCTCGCTCACCACGTTCTCGATCGCCAACGACGTCGCCAAATACTTCGCGATCATTCCGGCTGCGTTCGCCACGACCTATCCGGCACTGAACGCGCTGAACGTGATGCATCTGGCCACGCCGGCTTCGGCGATCATGTCGGCGGTGATCTTCAACGCGCTGATCATCGTGCTGCTCATTCCGCTGGCGCTCAAGGGCGTGCGTTATCGCGCGCTGGGTGCGGCGATCCTGCTGCGCCGCAATCTGCTCATTTACGGTTTGGGCGGGATCATCGTGCCGTTCATCGGCATCAAGCTGATCGATATGGTGCTGGCCGCGTTCGGTTGGGTCTGA
- the kdpC gene encoding potassium-transporting ATPase subunit KdpC produces the protein MKNLFRPLIVLFAVLTAVTGLAYPAVMTAVGQAAFHDQANGSMLEQDGKVVGSKLIGQQFDAPQYFWGRLSATSPMPYNAQGSSGSNLGPTNPALLDEIKGRIDALKAAGTDMSKPVPVDLVTSSGSGLDPEISPAAAAYQIERVAKARKLAPNDVQALVDRYTSGRQFGILGEPRVNVLQLNLALDEMKRG, from the coding sequence ATGAAAAATCTGTTCCGTCCGTTGATCGTGCTGTTCGCGGTGCTCACCGCCGTCACGGGGCTGGCTTATCCGGCGGTGATGACCGCTGTCGGTCAGGCGGCCTTCCACGATCAGGCCAACGGCAGCATGCTCGAACAGGACGGCAAGGTGGTCGGCTCGAAGCTGATCGGCCAGCAGTTCGACGCGCCGCAGTACTTCTGGGGCCGTCTGTCGGCCACCAGCCCGATGCCGTACAACGCGCAGGGTTCGAGCGGGTCGAATCTCGGCCCGACCAACCCGGCCTTGCTCGACGAAATCAAAGGCCGCATCGACGCGCTGAAAGCCGCCGGCACGGATATGTCCAAGCCGGTGCCGGTCGATCTGGTGACGTCGTCGGGCAGCGGTCTCGATCCTGAGATCAGCCCGGCTGCGGCGGCTTATCAGATCGAGCGCGTCGCCAAGGCTCGCAAGCTCGCGCCGAACGACGTGCAGGCGCTGGTGGACCGTTATACGAGCGGCCGTCAGTTCGGCATTCTGGGCGAGCCGCGCGTGAACGTGCTGCAACTGAACCTGGCGCTGGACGAGATGAAGCGCGGCTGA
- a CDS encoding DUF4118 domain-containing protein encodes MNRPDPDELLDKLQRDEEKRQRGRLKIFFGASAGVGKTYAMLQAARRRYDEGADVVVGIAETHGRSETAALLEGLDVLPLAQIEYRGRKLGEFDLDAALARKPQLILVDELAHSNVQGARHLKRWQDVYELLDAGIDVYTTVNVQHLESLNDVVGQITGIRVWETVPDRVFDRADEVTLVDLPAEELLDRMRDGKVYLPQQAERAVRNFFRKGNLIALRELALRRTADRVDAQMREYRADRSIQRIWQARERLLVCVGPGPEAPMLVRAAARLAASLKADWIAVYVETPALQRLPDARRERTLNALKLAAELGAETATLAGADAAAALIGYAQARNVSKLVAGASARTGLQRWLRKPLGERIAETAAGDLDLTLIRASSERDGGEHRHLLNTTANAWRDALSAARERRSPPRAYAFALAICAAITLLSSQLIDHIDLTNLVMLYLLGVIFAAVKLGRGPGVVLSFMSVAAFDFFFVPPRMSLSVSDTQYLLTFFGMLLTSLVISHLTSSLRREASVARRREQRTGAMYAMARELAAALTTEQIVGIGSRHVSEVFGARVAILLPDSADQVKQKIEDPDAAVTLEGEMLDSDVGQWVYDQQKPAGHGTDTLPAAAALYLPLKAPMRTRGVLAVVMRNEGELDVPEQQRMLDAFAAQIALALERVHYVDIARDALVNMESERLRNSLLSAISHDLRTPLTTIVGFSSMLAQSPDTQPSGELVEAIHEEALRMTGIVTNLLDMARLQAGSLQLNQQWTLLEETVGAALRACKRVLANHPVQVKLPADLPLLHLDAVLMERLFSNLFENAAKYTAPTTPLTIGAQRLDADGKSFVRVTVDDDGPGLPAGMEARVFEKFTRGEKESAKPGIGLGLAICRAIVEAHGGTIGALNRVSADGHVEGARFWFTLPVETPPDAPDALEDEGADALTHADTDSEPTPNTLAKPTHE; translated from the coding sequence ATGAACCGCCCCGATCCCGATGAGCTGCTCGACAAGCTGCAACGCGACGAAGAAAAACGTCAGCGAGGCAGGCTGAAGATTTTTTTCGGCGCGTCGGCGGGCGTCGGCAAAACCTATGCGATGTTGCAGGCCGCGCGCCGCCGTTACGATGAAGGCGCGGACGTGGTGGTCGGCATCGCCGAAACCCATGGCCGCAGCGAAACCGCGGCGCTGCTCGAAGGCCTCGACGTGCTGCCGCTCGCGCAGATCGAGTATCGCGGCCGCAAGCTCGGCGAGTTCGATCTGGACGCCGCGCTCGCCCGCAAGCCGCAACTGATTCTCGTCGACGAACTCGCGCATTCGAACGTGCAGGGCGCGCGCCACCTGAAGCGCTGGCAGGATGTCTACGAACTGCTCGACGCGGGCATCGACGTCTATACGACGGTCAACGTCCAGCACCTCGAAAGTCTGAACGACGTGGTCGGACAGATCACCGGCATTCGCGTCTGGGAGACCGTGCCGGATCGCGTGTTCGACCGCGCCGACGAAGTCACGCTGGTCGACTTGCCCGCCGAGGAACTGCTCGACCGCATGCGCGATGGCAAAGTGTATTTGCCGCAGCAGGCCGAACGCGCGGTGCGCAACTTCTTTCGCAAAGGCAACTTGATCGCGTTGCGCGAGCTGGCGCTGCGCCGCACCGCGGATCGCGTCGATGCGCAGATGCGGGAGTATCGCGCCGACCGTTCGATCCAGCGCATCTGGCAGGCGCGCGAGCGCTTGCTGGTGTGCGTCGGCCCCGGCCCGGAAGCGCCGATGCTGGTGCGCGCGGCGGCGCGCCTTGCCGCCAGCCTGAAGGCCGACTGGATTGCCGTCTATGTCGAGACGCCCGCGCTGCAGCGTTTGCCGGATGCGCGCCGTGAACGCACGCTGAACGCGCTGAAGCTCGCCGCTGAACTCGGCGCCGAAACCGCGACGCTGGCGGGTGCCGACGCGGCCGCCGCATTGATCGGCTACGCGCAGGCTCGCAACGTGTCGAAGCTCGTGGCCGGCGCGTCGGCGCGCACGGGCCTGCAGCGCTGGTTGCGCAAGCCCCTCGGCGAGCGTATTGCCGAAACGGCAGCGGGCGATCTCGATCTCACGCTGATTCGCGCTTCTTCTGAGCGCGACGGCGGCGAGCATCGGCATCTTTTGAACACCACCGCGAACGCCTGGCGCGATGCATTGAGCGCCGCGCGCGAACGCCGCTCGCCGCCGCGCGCCTACGCTTTCGCGCTGGCGATCTGCGCGGCCATCACCTTGCTGTCGAGCCAGTTGATCGACCATATCGATCTGACCAACCTCGTCATGCTGTATCTGCTCGGCGTGATCTTCGCCGCGGTGAAGCTCGGGCGCGGGCCGGGTGTGGTGCTGTCGTTCATGAGCGTGGCCGCGTTCGATTTCTTCTTCGTGCCGCCGCGCATGTCGCTGTCGGTCTCGGACACGCAGTATCTGCTGACCTTCTTCGGCATGCTGCTGACCTCGCTAGTGATCAGCCATCTCACCTCGAGTCTGCGCCGCGAGGCGAGCGTGGCGCGGCGGCGCGAGCAACGCACCGGCGCGATGTACGCGATGGCGCGCGAGCTGGCCGCGGCGTTGACCACGGAGCAGATCGTCGGCATAGGCAGCCGTCATGTGAGCGAGGTGTTCGGCGCACGCGTCGCGATTCTGTTGCCGGATAGCGCCGATCAGGTCAAACAGAAGATCGAGGATCCCGACGCGGCGGTCACGCTCGAAGGCGAGATGCTCGATAGCGACGTCGGCCAATGGGTCTACGATCAGCAGAAGCCGGCCGGTCACGGCACCGATACGCTGCCGGCCGCCGCGGCCCTCTACCTGCCGCTGAAGGCGCCCATGCGTACGCGCGGCGTGCTTGCGGTCGTGATGCGCAACGAGGGCGAACTCGACGTGCCCGAACAGCAGCGCATGCTCGACGCGTTCGCCGCGCAGATCGCGCTCGCGCTGGAACGGGTGCACTACGTGGACATCGCGCGCGATGCGCTCGTGAACATGGAGTCGGAGCGCCTGCGCAACTCGTTGTTGTCGGCGATCTCGCACGATCTGCGCACGCCGTTGACGACCATCGTCGGCTTCTCGTCGATGCTCGCGCAATCGCCTGATACGCAGCCCAGCGGCGAACTGGTCGAAGCGATTCACGAGGAAGCGCTGCGCATGACGGGCATCGTCACGAATCTGCTCGACATGGCCCGCCTGCAGGCGGGCAGTCTGCAACTGAACCAGCAATGGACGCTGCTCGAAGAAACCGTGGGCGCCGCGCTGCGCGCGTGCAAACGCGTGCTGGCGAATCATCCGGTGCAGGTGAAGTTGCCCGCCGACTTGCCGCTCTTGCACCTCGACGCCGTGCTGATGGAGCGCCTCTTTTCCAACCTGTTCGAGAACGCGGCCAAATACACGGCGCCGACCACGCCGTTGACGATCGGCGCGCAGCGTCTCGACGCGGACGGCAAGTCGTTCGTGCGCGTCACTGTCGACGATGACGGCCCGGGCCTGCCCGCCGGCATGGAAGCACGCGTGTTCGAGAAGTTCACGCGAGGCGAGAAAGAGTCGGCCAAGCCGGGCATCGGCCTCGGGCTTGCGATCTGCCGCGCGATCGTGGAAGCGCACGGCGGTACAATCGGCGCGCTCAATCGCGTGTCGGCGGACGGCCATGTGGAAGGCGCGCGCTTCTGGTTCACGCTGCCCGTGGAAACGCCGCCCGACGCACCGGACGCACTCGAAGACGAAGGCGCCGATGCTTTGACGCACGCCGACACCGACAGCGAACCAACTCCTAACACGCTTGCCAAGCCTACCCATGAGTGA